A window of the Bacteroidetes Order II. bacterium genome harbors these coding sequences:
- a CDS encoding TonB-dependent receptor, giving the protein MNLHRIASLVLWCFLITPVFAQNQSSVRGKILDPEGKAMPFATVMLMRSADKAFVKGALTDTAGVYLLPKVAAGQYYVSASFVGTKTATSEPFMVQAGDEVQVPLLRLLPVENSTQVTITGQRPLIQLEPDRVTMNVEGTTNATGSNGLELLQKAPGVTIDNDDNISLQGRNSVKIYIDGRPTQMTGKDLANFLRSMQSSNVDRIDLITNPSARYDASGNAGIIDIRLKKNTAWGTNGTFSTGGAQGRNTRYNGNMTFNNRSEKTNIFGSVGHNGGPNANDQLIYRVQAGQIYDQTSKTVADYNNTNLKLGLDYTLDKKKTLGLMADGNYATGTWSSNGRTPILNLDNTPKELLVASNRIPGSRSNFNINLNYRFADTRAKKEFNLDADRGGFRNRGDSYQPNTYYNPAETTILRQFIYKNSTPTDVDIYTLKGDYTQPLGKAKLDLGFKVSYVITDNTFTFWDVINNVDVKNLDRSNQFTFKENINAAYVNYGKRLTPKVNLQAGLRLEQTNSEGLLTSAKPQNDDEVTRNYLDVFPSASVSMNLNPKNMLNVSATRRIDRPSYQQLNPFENKLDELTYQKGNAFLKPQYTNKLDLAHTYKYKYTTTFSFSRTRDFFTQIMDTTETNRTFITQKNLAKQEVMSLNIGAPLQIKKGWNAYLNANVNRSFYKADFGQGKIIDLTAIGYTFYGQSTYALSKNATAEVSGFYNGPFIWGGTFKSKPMGGLDVGVSQKLFNDRGSLKVTVSDVLGTLRFKGSSTFGGINTTVGSNWEARQLRFTFSYRFGSNEVKGSRQRKTGSEDESRRSSGGGGGIGSK; this is encoded by the coding sequence ATGAACCTCCATCGTATTGCATCCCTCGTTTTATGGTGTTTTCTTATAACACCCGTTTTTGCCCAGAATCAATCCTCTGTACGTGGGAAAATTCTGGATCCAGAAGGCAAGGCCATGCCGTTTGCCACCGTTATGCTCATGCGTAGTGCGGATAAGGCTTTTGTAAAAGGGGCCCTTACCGATACCGCAGGGGTTTATCTGTTACCCAAGGTCGCTGCCGGGCAATATTATGTATCCGCCTCGTTTGTGGGGACTAAAACAGCTACCTCCGAGCCGTTTATGGTTCAGGCTGGAGACGAGGTTCAGGTACCTCTCCTGCGCCTGCTTCCCGTCGAAAACAGTACGCAAGTAACCATCACAGGGCAACGCCCGCTCATACAGTTAGAGCCAGACCGCGTGACGATGAATGTGGAAGGAACCACGAATGCAACAGGCTCCAATGGTCTCGAATTGCTCCAGAAAGCACCAGGTGTAACCATTGATAACGACGATAACATTAGCCTTCAAGGCCGGAACAGTGTTAAAATCTATATTGATGGCCGCCCAACGCAGATGACGGGGAAAGACTTGGCCAACTTCCTCCGTTCCATGCAGTCCAGCAACGTAGATCGGATAGACCTCATCACCAATCCTTCGGCCCGTTACGATGCCTCTGGCAATGCGGGCATTATAGACATCCGGCTGAAGAAAAATACCGCTTGGGGAACGAACGGAACCTTTTCGACGGGTGGCGCACAAGGTCGAAATACACGGTATAACGGAAATATGACATTCAACAACCGTAGCGAGAAAACCAATATTTTTGGCTCGGTTGGGCATAATGGCGGCCCCAATGCCAACGACCAATTGATTTACCGCGTGCAAGCAGGTCAGATATATGACCAAACCTCTAAAACAGTGGCCGATTACAACAATACCAACCTAAAATTGGGATTGGACTACACCTTAGACAAGAAAAAAACTTTGGGGCTAATGGCCGACGGTAATTATGCGACTGGAACTTGGTCTTCCAATGGACGCACCCCAATCCTCAACTTAGACAATACCCCAAAAGAATTGCTTGTAGCTTCCAACCGCATTCCTGGTTCTCGGAGCAATTTTAACATAAACCTGAACTACCGATTTGCGGATACGCGGGCCAAAAAAGAGTTTAACCTGGATGCAGATCGCGGGGGTTTCCGGAATCGTGGTGATTCCTACCAACCCAACACCTACTACAATCCTGCTGAAACCACGATTCTACGCCAATTTATTTACAAAAACAGCACCCCGACTGATGTGGATATTTATACCCTCAAAGGGGATTATACCCAACCACTTGGGAAAGCAAAATTAGATTTAGGCTTTAAGGTGTCTTATGTTATAACGGATAATACGTTTACCTTCTGGGATGTGATCAATAATGTGGATGTAAAAAACTTAGACCGTAGTAATCAATTTACCTTTAAGGAAAACATCAATGCGGCCTATGTAAACTACGGCAAGCGCCTTACACCCAAAGTCAATCTGCAAGCTGGGTTACGCTTGGAACAAACCAATTCGGAAGGCCTACTTACCAGCGCCAAGCCACAAAACGATGACGAAGTAACCCGTAATTATTTAGATGTCTTCCCGTCGGCTTCGGTTAGCATGAACCTTAATCCAAAGAACATGCTCAATGTATCGGCCACTCGCCGGATAGACCGCCCGTCTTATCAACAACTGAATCCGTTCGAGAATAAACTCGATGAATTGACGTACCAAAAAGGAAATGCGTTCTTGAAACCTCAGTACACCAACAAACTAGATTTGGCGCACACCTATAAGTATAAATACACAACCACCTTTAGCTTTAGCCGTACCCGCGACTTCTTTACCCAGATTATGGACACAACCGAGACCAACCGGACGTTCATTACGCAGAAGAACTTGGCCAAACAAGAAGTGATGAGCCTGAATATTGGTGCCCCCCTTCAGATTAAAAAAGGTTGGAATGCCTACTTAAACGCTAATGTGAACCGTTCGTTTTATAAAGCCGATTTCGGGCAAGGAAAAATAATTGACCTGACGGCGATTGGTTATACCTTCTATGGACAATCCACCTATGCTTTGAGCAAGAACGCCACTGCGGAGGTTTCCGGTTTTTATAATGGCCCCTTTATCTGGGGTGGGACGTTTAAAAGCAAGCCTATGGGAGGCTTGGATGTGGGTGTCTCGCAAAAACTCTTTAATGACCGTGGAAGCCTGAAAGTGACCGTTTCGGATGTTTTGGGAACCTTACGTTTCAAAGGAAGCAGCACGTTTGGCGGTATCAACACCACCGTTGGCTCCAACTGGGAGGCGCGGCAGTTGCGGTTTACGTTCTCTTACCGTTTTGGCTCCAACGAAGTAAAAGGTAGCCGACAACGCAAAACTGGTTCCGAGGACGAGTCTCGCCGGAGTTCTGGCGGTGGCGGTGGCATCGGTAGCAAATAA
- a CDS encoding peptidoglycan DD-metalloendopeptidase family protein: protein MRSLPLLILILLPHLLSAQDGGGSLSLPEDHLTSGDYLRIHADLANQTYLLAQQGLLLQKTEAVSFGWPIRTAAHIADPALYGISNFVDQDKTTGIRDFNCGSRTYDGHNGTDIFLWPFQWLAMDQNSVEVVAAAPGVILQKVDGNYDRRCDWTTDPNWNAVFIRHADGSTTWYGHLKRGSLTSKAIGQSVAQGEYLGLVGSSGKSTGPHLHFEVYDPAGKLIDPYAGSCNSLNTSSWWSENKTYYDSGINALRLHSKPPVFNTCPTPESTFDKTVFTPGSQLITAAYFRDQQAGQSVSYRLIQPNGNTWLSWSQTMNTYYPASYWYWTYSLPASPTGTWRFEAIYQGKTVSKTFTLSAIASTDNEMPDQSYVSMLYPSPFTSKISIDLHLNKSQKVNAILYNTLGQSIKTVFDGVLPATGMVHWEIDTSGLPHGMYFVQVQGEDFTITRSAVK from the coding sequence ATGCGTTCGTTGCCACTGCTCATTTTAATATTATTGCCACACCTTCTTTCTGCGCAAGATGGTGGCGGAAGCCTCTCATTGCCCGAAGATCACTTGACGTCCGGTGATTATTTAAGGATTCACGCCGATTTGGCGAACCAAACCTACCTCCTTGCCCAGCAAGGACTTCTTCTACAAAAAACCGAAGCGGTGAGTTTTGGATGGCCGATACGTACGGCAGCGCACATCGCGGATCCGGCTCTTTATGGCATCTCCAATTTTGTAGATCAAGATAAAACGACGGGCATCCGTGATTTTAATTGTGGCTCTCGAACGTATGATGGACATAATGGAACTGATATTTTTCTGTGGCCTTTTCAATGGCTGGCCATGGACCAAAATAGTGTAGAAGTGGTTGCCGCTGCACCGGGTGTTATCTTGCAAAAAGTGGACGGTAACTATGACAGAAGATGTGACTGGACCACCGACCCCAATTGGAATGCAGTCTTTATTCGTCATGCCGATGGGTCCACCACATGGTATGGTCACCTTAAACGGGGTTCACTTACCTCAAAAGCCATTGGCCAAAGCGTGGCACAAGGAGAATATCTTGGTTTGGTTGGTAGCTCTGGCAAGTCCACCGGACCGCATCTACACTTTGAAGTATATGATCCTGCGGGGAAACTAATAGACCCTTATGCTGGAAGTTGTAATTCACTCAATACTTCCTCTTGGTGGTCAGAAAATAAGACCTACTACGACTCTGGCATTAATGCACTACGACTACATAGCAAACCACCCGTGTTTAACACCTGCCCAACACCGGAATCTACCTTTGACAAAACAGTTTTTACACCGGGATCACAACTAATTACAGCCGCATACTTCCGTGATCAGCAAGCTGGCCAAAGTGTGAGTTATCGCCTTATTCAGCCTAATGGCAACACGTGGCTTAGTTGGTCACAAACCATGAATACGTATTATCCGGCTTCTTATTGGTATTGGACCTATTCACTTCCGGCATCTCCGACAGGAACATGGCGATTTGAGGCTATCTATCAGGGGAAAACCGTTTCTAAAACTTTTACGCTATCAGCAATTGCCTCAACCGACAATGAAATGCCGGATCAGTCTTATGTTTCTATGCTATATCCAAGCCCCTTTACTTCAAAAATCAGCATAGACCTCCATCTGAATAAGTCTCAGAAAGTAAATGCCATTTTGTACAATACACTGGGGCAATCCATTAAAACAGTATTTGATGGGGTTCTTCCTGCCACTGGTATGGTACATTGGGAGATAGATACATCAGGCTTGCCACATGGCATGTATTTTGTTCAGGTTCAGGGTGAAGATTTCACGATAACACGAAGTGCCGTGAAGTGA